The nucleotide sequence TTCCGTGCCCCGGTTCTGGGTGTCAGCCCGGGCTTGTGGCCGAACCTGCCTAAGTTTGGTATTCAATACGACACTTCCAAATTGAACTTCGTAAACTACTGGCCACAGAAAAACGAATTTGGCACATGGAACTTCCCGCTGGCTGAAGTGCCAGAACCAGGTGGCGCGCGCAAATGGATCTCTATGGATTACAACTTCTGCGTTCGTGACTCTGCCCGGGTGTTGAAGGAAGAACCTCAATCCATGCAGATCATGAAACGTGATAAAAGCGGCAACACGGTTAAAGCCAACAAGGCCCGTGACTGCTTGAACGAAGTTTCCACTGCGCAAAAAGCACAGGTGAAAGCCAACATGCTTTCAATCTATCGCAGCTACTTCAACAACAACTACTATGGCAACCGTGCTCCGGTTCACATTGGTCACCACTTCTCCAAATGGATGAGCGGTGCATACATGGAAGCTTTCTTCGAATTTGCGAACGAAGTGTGCTCCAAGCCAGAAGTGAAATGCGGTACTTACAATGAGCTTCAGGCCTTCATGGAGAAATCTTCTGCCTCTGAAGTTGAAGCATACAAAAAAGGCACTTTCGCGAAACTGCCGCGTCCTAAGTCCGCAAGCGTGGCTCGCCACCTGGATCTGAAGATCGACATGACCTCTGACCGTGACTTCATGAACATCTCCCTTGCGGGTCGTGATGCTCAGATGGCGGGTCTTAAGAAGTTCGTGACTGTGGGCGATGTGACTAAAGAAATCGACGGCATTATCGACCTGAAAGACATCCGTGAAGTGAGCGAGGCGGGTCAAGACGCTTTGGTTCGTATCTCGGTTGAAAACCGCATGAACAAAGAGATCGCCACCGCGACTTACACTGTGAAAGCGGTAGGCACTCAGAACGAAGTTGTGGACTCTGAGAACGTGGAAGGTCGCTGGGAACAAGGCCACATGGCTGAAGCTCACCGCGATGACGTGGACTTCACTAAAGGACACTAATGAATGTGTGGAAGGCCGCCCTTGCCGGGGCCCTTATCATGAATCTTGTCGGGTGCGGAGGAGGCTCTGCACCTTCGGCATTTGTAAACACTGATGGGACACTGACCCAGGGTGTGATTTATGGCGAGGATTCCATTCAGGAGGTTTCCACTCACACCCGCAACACCCGGGCCAACGTGGCTCTGGTTCATTCTGACAAATGGAACGAGATTATGAAGGGTGATGCTGCGTGGACCGTGGATGAAATCTACGGAACCGGTCAGCAGCTTCCCTGGAGTGATCAGGAATCCAAGGCCTTTTGTTCCGGAACTTTGGTGGCGCCGAAGATGGTCCTGACTGCAGGACATTGCTTCACTGAAGATCATACCTGTGAAAACACCGTATTTGTATTTAATGACGAGCAAAAGATGGAAGGGGCCACCGCCCGCAAGGGCTGGCAGTGCAAGCAGATCGTAGCGCAGAAAAATGACTTCCAGAGCGGCTTGGACTATGCCCTGGTTGAAGTGTCCATGCCCAAGGACGAAGTTGAACCCGTCGTCATGTCGACTATTGCGTCGGTCGTCGGCGATTCTGTTTACTCTATCGGTTATCCACTGGGCAGCCTTAAAAAAACCGCGCAGGGCAAAGTGCGCAGCGTGAATGAAATGGGATCTTTAGAGACCAATCTGGATGTTTTCGTCGGAAACTCGGGTTCTCCGGTGTTTGACAGCAAAACTCATGATTTGATCGGAATCCTGCACGGTGGTGAAGATGACTTCCAGCCGGAGAGCGAAGATGGCTCTGTTCAGATCATGAAATGCGCAGAGGACGGCTGTAAGGGCGAATTCGTCATTCCTATTCAGAAAATTGTGGCCGATATTGAGAAACAGAAGTAAGTTGGGGCCATGCTTCTCATCAATACACATAAGCTCGAAAAATCCTTTGCGGGGAAAACCCTGTTTAAAAACGTCTCTTTGGGCATTGAAGAGGGCGAACGCGTGGGCCTGGTCGGTCCTAATGGGGCCGGCAAATCCACTTTGCTGAAAATTCTGGCGGGCACCATGACTCCGGATTCCGGGGACGTGACTGCGAAAAAGGGTTTGCGTCTGGGGTATCTGGAACAAACGCCCACTTTCAAAAAAGATGAAACCATTCTGGATGCGGTGTTAAGCAAGGCGGAGGATCCTCACGAAGCCATTGGTTCGGCTTACGAGTGGATCGCTCGTCTGGAGCTGACTCAGTTCGGAGAAAACTTTCTGGTCAGCGAACTTTCCGGGGGCTGGAAAAAACGCGTGGCTTTGGCGCGTGAACTGGTGCGCGATCCTGAATTGTTGTTGCTGGATGAGCCGACGAATCACCTGGACGTGTCCAGTATCATGTGGCTGGAGGATTTCCTTAGCCGTGCGCCGTTTGCGACTTTGATCATCACGCACGACCGTTTGTTCCTGCAAAGAACTGTGAACAAGATTTTTGACCTTGATCCGAAAAATCCCAACTATCTGATTTCCACCACGGGTGGCTATCTGGAATATCTTGAGGAAAAGGCGATCTTGCTGGCCGGGCAGGAGCAGAAAGAGCTTGCGATGAAGAACACTCTTCGTCGTGAAACGGAATGGCTGCGTCGGGGAGCGAAAGCCCGTCTGACCAAACAGAAGGCCCGTATTGATCGTGCCGGCACTTTGAAAGAAGACGTCGAAGAGCTTTCTGCGAAGAATGCCGCCCGCAAAGTAAAAATTGAATTCAAAGAAACCGATCGCAATCCGCAGAAGCTGATTGAAGTCGATCATGTCACGAAAGCTTATGATGGCCGTGTGTTGTTCACTGATTTCAGTTATCTGGTGACGCCGAAAACACGTTTGGCATTGCTGGGGGACAACGGTTCGGGCAAGTCCACGCTGATCCGCATGCTGCTTCAGCAGGAAGCGCCGACCTCGGGTCGTGTGGTTCAGGCAGACAAGCTGAAGATTGCCTATTTTGAGCAAAACCGTGAAACGCTGAAGCCGAAAGAATCCGTTCTGAAAAACATCTGTCCTGACGGGGATTACGTCCACTATCAGGGCCAGTATGTATTTGCGCGCAGTTATCTGGAAAGATTCCTGTTCAACCGCCAGCAAATGGATCTGCCGGTGGAAAAACTGTCAGGTGGCGAGCAAAGCCGTCTGCGTTTGGCGCAGCTGATGCTGAACGAAGCCCAAGTGCTGATTCTGGATGAACCGACCAATGACCTGGACGTGGCAACCCTGACCGTGTTGGAGGATTCTTTAAAAGAATTCACCGGCGCTGTGATTCTGGTCACGCACGATCGTTTCTTTATGGATCAGGTGGCTTCCGACATTCTGGCATTGCACAAGAATCTGGATGGTTCCACTTCGATGGAACGTTTTGCCGGTTATCTGCAATGGGAAGAATGGTTCGAGGAACAAAAAGAACTGCAGGCTCAGGAACTAAAAAAAGAAAAGAAAGCTGAAAAGTCGGCGGGCAAACCCGTGAAGCTTTCCTTCAAGGAAAAGTTCGAGCTGGAAAACATGGAAGCCAACATTTTTGAAATGGAAGAAAAGTTGTCAAATCTGCAGATCGAAGCGGGCAAGCCCGAAGTGGTCAGCCAGGCTTCCAAGGTGCAGGAACTTTTCGCCGAGATTTCATCTTTGCAAAGCAAAGTCGAAGCCGCTTATGCCCGCTGGGCTGAGCTGGAAAAAAAGTCCAAAGGCCAAGCTTAACAGTCTAGCCTGGTGCATTCTTACATATTGCTGATCTTCAGAGCGCCTTCAATCATAAGTTGTTGAGCAAGGAGGCTCTCATGAAGATCCAATTCGTCAATCTGGCCGTTGCTCTGACGGCCGGGATGCTGGTGGCATCCTGCAGTTCGTCCGAGAAAAAAAGCACAGCATCGGTCAAGACCACGGCCAGCCCCGCTGAAATTCAAAAACTGGCGGAAGAAGTTTATATTTACGGTTATCCCATGGTTCTAGTGGAAACCAGCCGCGAGATTCTGACCAATGTTTCCCGCGTGACTGCGGATGCGGCCCCTGTGAATCAATTCCTGCATAAAGACCGCTTCCCGGATGCCAGCTTCACTCAAGTGGTCAGCCCCAATGCTGACACATTATATAGCTCCGCATTTTTGGATCTGTCGCGAGAACCCGTCATCCTCAGCGTTCCGGAGATGGGGAAGCGCTATTATCTGATGCAGATGATGAGTGCCTGGACGGATGTGTTTGCCTCACCGGGAACCAGAACTACAGGTTCACATAAGGGGGACTTTGCGATCACGGGCCCTGGCTGGACCGGGGATCTTCCTACCGGGGTCACCGAGATCAAATCACCGACTAACACCGTGTGGATCATCGGACGCACGCAAACCAACGGACCGAAGGACTTTGCCGCCGTTCGTGAAATTCAGAAAAAATATCGTCTGACCACGCTCAGTTCCTGGCAGCAGTCTGACACCGAAGTTATTGCCACTCCCGCTCGTCAGGTCAGTTCCACGGTGGATATGAAAACTCCGCCGGTGGCGCAGGTGGAATCCATGGATGGGGTTGAGTTCATGGAAAAGTTCGCAGGATACCTGAAGCAGAATCCGCCGAAGGTCGAAGATTCGGCCATGGTTGAAAAGATGGCTCGTTTGGGAATTTCTGAAACCGGGCAGTTTGATGGGCGTGCATTGAGTGATGCTCAGCGGGTGGCGTTCAATCGCGGGGCGAAAATGGCCCTGGAAAAAATCGTAGCCATGAACCAGGCACCTCCTGGTGTGGAGGTCAGTGCGGGCTGGGTGTATTCCTATCACATGGGGGCTTATGGGGCTGACTATGAAAACAGATCCTATGTCGCCAAGTACTTCCTTGGGGCCAACCTTCCTCAGGATGCGGTTTATCCGCGCGCTTCGGTTGATGCCAATGGCATGCCGCTAAAAGGGGATAACAAGTACACCCTGCGCTTTAGCAAGGGGCAGTTGCCTCCGGTTCGGGCGTTCTGGTCCCTGACGATGTATAACTCCAAGCAGGGCTTCG is from Bdellovibrio bacteriovorus str. Tiberius and encodes:
- a CDS encoding polysaccharide deacetylase family protein, producing the protein MSKRKLIAKGLVTLSLFTQHFAWAQTTTTVKRPPQFVMFAFDGSYNNEVWQYSRDYTKLRKDAGVDTRFTFFINPVYFLSPDNKTFYQPPGQRLILDGAGNEMATKNRGSAIGWGDDKRDISDRIDQMNAAYREGHEIGSHAVGHFDGGFRNKKWDLRWSEADWKSEFTQFYAILDRVFDLNGITKKESKGLLFRNEITGFRAPVLGVSPGLWPNLPKFGIQYDTSKLNFVNYWPQKNEFGTWNFPLAEVPEPGGARKWISMDYNFCVRDSARVLKEEPQSMQIMKRDKSGNTVKANKARDCLNEVSTAQKAQVKANMLSIYRSYFNNNYYGNRAPVHIGHHFSKWMSGAYMEAFFEFANEVCSKPEVKCGTYNELQAFMEKSSASEVEAYKKGTFAKLPRPKSASVARHLDLKIDMTSDRDFMNISLAGRDAQMAGLKKFVTVGDVTKEIDGIIDLKDIREVSEAGQDALVRISVENRMNKEIATATYTVKAVGTQNEVVDSENVEGRWEQGHMAEAHRDDVDFTKGH
- a CDS encoding trypsin-like serine peptidase, yielding MNVWKAALAGALIMNLVGCGGGSAPSAFVNTDGTLTQGVIYGEDSIQEVSTHTRNTRANVALVHSDKWNEIMKGDAAWTVDEIYGTGQQLPWSDQESKAFCSGTLVAPKMVLTAGHCFTEDHTCENTVFVFNDEQKMEGATARKGWQCKQIVAQKNDFQSGLDYALVEVSMPKDEVEPVVMSTIASVVGDSVYSIGYPLGSLKKTAQGKVRSVNEMGSLETNLDVFVGNSGSPVFDSKTHDLIGILHGGEDDFQPESEDGSVQIMKCAEDGCKGEFVIPIQKIVADIEKQK
- the abc-f gene encoding ribosomal protection-like ABC-F family protein, with amino-acid sequence MLLINTHKLEKSFAGKTLFKNVSLGIEEGERVGLVGPNGAGKSTLLKILAGTMTPDSGDVTAKKGLRLGYLEQTPTFKKDETILDAVLSKAEDPHEAIGSAYEWIARLELTQFGENFLVSELSGGWKKRVALARELVRDPELLLLDEPTNHLDVSSIMWLEDFLSRAPFATLIITHDRLFLQRTVNKIFDLDPKNPNYLISTTGGYLEYLEEKAILLAGQEQKELAMKNTLRRETEWLRRGAKARLTKQKARIDRAGTLKEDVEELSAKNAARKVKIEFKETDRNPQKLIEVDHVTKAYDGRVLFTDFSYLVTPKTRLALLGDNGSGKSTLIRMLLQQEAPTSGRVVQADKLKIAYFEQNRETLKPKESVLKNICPDGDYVHYQGQYVFARSYLERFLFNRQQMDLPVEKLSGGEQSRLRLAQLMLNEAQVLILDEPTNDLDVATLTVLEDSLKEFTGAVILVTHDRFFMDQVASDILALHKNLDGSTSMERFAGYLQWEEWFEEQKELQAQELKKEKKAEKSAGKPVKLSFKEKFELENMEANIFEMEEKLSNLQIEAGKPEVVSQASKVQELFAEISSLQSKVEAAYARWAELEKKSKGQA
- a CDS encoding DUF1254 domain-containing protein, which codes for MKIQFVNLAVALTAGMLVASCSSSEKKSTASVKTTASPAEIQKLAEEVYIYGYPMVLVETSREILTNVSRVTADAAPVNQFLHKDRFPDASFTQVVSPNADTLYSSAFLDLSREPVILSVPEMGKRYYLMQMMSAWTDVFASPGTRTTGSHKGDFAITGPGWTGDLPTGVTEIKSPTNTVWIIGRTQTNGPKDFAAVREIQKKYRLTTLSSWQQSDTEVIATPARQVSSTVDMKTPPVAQVESMDGVEFMEKFAGYLKQNPPKVEDSAMVEKMARLGISETGQFDGRALSDAQRVAFNRGAKMALEKIVAMNQAPPGVEVSAGWVYSYHMGAYGADYENRSYVAKYFLGANLPQDAVYPRASVDANGMPLKGDNKYTLRFSKGQLPPVRAFWSLTMYNSKQGFVKNPLNRYTLGDRDKLKYGKDGSLELYLQSERPEASKVANWLPAPAGDDFNLLMRLYWPKDEVLGHQWRMPGVQQVQPATGLSLR